The following are encoded in a window of Pieris napi chromosome 23, ilPieNapi1.2, whole genome shotgun sequence genomic DNA:
- the LOC125061159 gene encoding succinate dehydrogenase assembly factor 2-A, mitochondrial-like, with protein sequence MLRIRHAFNSIRIIQSSRLLSDSTQSVDTTYMEIPIYNVDKPQSLEKRKARLHYQSRKRGMLENDLLLSTFAKKYLDGFSEEQTILYDRLINSPSNDWDIFYWIVQKQPTPKEFDNEIMDLLKKHAKNEDRIALSQPPLH encoded by the exons ATGTTGCGCATAAGACAT GCTTTCAATTCTATAAGGATTATACAAAGTAGTCGATTACTAAGCGACAGTACACAATCTGTGGATACAACATATATGGAAATTCCTATCTACAATGTTGATAAGCCACAGTCATTAGAAAAAAGAAAGGCGAG ACTTCACTACCAATCCCGCAAAAGAGGCATGCTTGAAAATGATCTTCTTTTAAGTACCTTTGCTAAGAAATACTTAGATGGGTTCTCGGAGGAACAAACCATATTGTATGACAGGCTTATCAATTCACCAAGCAATGATTGGGATATTTTCTACTGGATTGTACAAAAGCAGCCAACTCCAAAGGAATTTGATAATGAAATTATGgatttacttaaaaaacatGCTAAGAATGAAGACCGTATTGCTTTGTCGCAGCCACCTCTACATTAG
- the LOC125061158 gene encoding branched-chain-amino-acid aminotransferase, cytosolic — MPIRRSKILVKWIYENQHKMQTLRRCSSTLRYKELEENVQALEHLAPPAMEAALPTHQPRPDITPDVSFKYDDLKVALAAPYQLQRKPEAVDLGFGKYFTDHMLKIHYHRELGGWQKPEITPFENLSIHPAAKALHYAVQLFEGLKAYRGVDDKIRLFRPDLNMHRMNLAAKRSGLPMFDGDELIKCIKRLVQIDQEWVPHSETSTLYIRPTLIGTEPTFGIVAPESAMLFAILSPVSAYYKTNSDGAVSIYADPSVVRAFPGGVGNRKVGSNYGPTIEVTSQAAKLGHQQVLWLFGPNQELTEVGAMNIFLVYINENGEKQLSTPPLNGLILPGVTRRSILELASQWEDVTVKEEVITMDRVIQLNKQGRLVEMFGAGTAVVITPISNIGYMETNINVPTMEQKHPVYQRLKDTLLAIQYGHIEHPYAKIIT; from the exons ATGCCTATTCGTCGTAGTAAG ATATTAGTAAAATGGATCTACGAGAACCAGCACAAGATGCAGACTCTCCGCCGTTGCAGTTCAACTCTACGGTACAAGGAGCTTGAAGAGAATGTTCAGGCATTGGAACACTTGGCTCCACCCGCGATGGAGGCGGCTCTGCCCACCCACCAACCACGCCCAGATATCACACCTGATGTTTCTTTCAAG TATGACGACCTGAAGGTTGCGTTGGCGGCGCCTTATCAATTGCAAAGGAAACCAGAGGCTGTAGATTTAGGCTTCGGGAAATATTTTACGGATCATATGCTAAAGATACACTATCATAGAGAATTGGGGGGGTGGCAGAAACCCGAAATCACGCCATTTGAAAACTTGTCTATACACCCGGCGGCGAAAGCGTTGCATTATGCAGTacaa CTGTTCGAAGGATTAAAAGCGTACCGGGGGGTGGATGATAAGATAAGATTATTTCGACCTGATTTAAACATGCACAGAATGAATTTGGCAGCCAAAAGGTCTGGTCTACCGATGTTTGATGGagatgaattaattaaatgcattAAACGGCTGGTCCAAATCGATCAGGAGTGGGTTCCGCATTCCGAGACCTCTACCTTGTATATTCGACCCACCTTAATTGGAACTgag CCCACATTCGGCATAGTGGCTCCAGAGTCAGCCATGTTGTTCGCCATATTGAGTCCAGTTAGTGCGTACTATAAGACGAATTCAGATGGAGCTGTATCGATTTATGCCGATCCCAGTGTTGTGCGAGCATTCCCAGGTGGTGTAGGCAACAGGAAAGTGGGATCTAACTATGGACCGACGATAG AGGTAACGTCACAAGCTGCTAAATTGGGTCATCAACAAGTGTTGTGGTTGTTTGGTCCCAACCAGGAACTGACTGAAGTCGGAGCCATGAACATCTTCCTGGTTTATATCAATGAGAACGGAG AAAAACAGCTAAGCACGCCACCCCTAAACGGTTTAATATTGCCTGGCGTAACGAGGCGGTCTATATTGGAACTGGCCAGCCAATGGGAAGACGTTACAGTCAAAGAGGAAGTCATCACCATGGACCGCGTCATACAACTCAACAAACAAGGACGG TTAGTAGAAATGTTCGGAGCAGGCACGGCTGTCGTCATCACACCGATAAGCAACATTGGCTACATGGAGACCAACATAAACGTACCAACTATGGAGCAGAAGCATCCTGTCTACCAACGACTCAAGGACACCCTATTGGCAATCCAGTATGGGCATATAGAACACCCCTACGCCAAAATTATCACGTAG